tttaagaactataggaaagtttttcaaaaaaaaaccataaaattcagaaaaacgcATAgattctttatttgaatcgatagtacggtctatataatttaaagtttaaagataatttcatgcaaatgttaatCGAGACTGCcctctcaaatggtccatccgcttagaccAATTTTGGCAAACTCTTTTTTACATTTCGgcaggtatctcacgaataaatacttcaatgttgtcaaccaatgcgtcaattgaagcgagtttgtctgtatagacttAAGCCTTAACAAAGCCtcttaaaaaataatctaaaagcgtcaaatcgcacgacctaGGTGCCAACTTaccagtcccgaacgtgaaatataaTGTTCACCgatctcgcctctcaataagtccattgttacgcctgctgtgtggcatgtgacaccgtcttgtcgaaaccacatgtcatgcaagtcaagctcttgcattttgggaaaaaaaaagttggatatcatctcacggtagcgctcaccattcgcaGTAACGTTGCGATTcgtgtgcgtgagctgtttcaaccagtgttgccaaaacgaTAATacctaaaaaattacccttataaacgcaaaaatgaaaaaagaactCCCACAATCCACTGTCagaatattattattaattttcaataGCTTTTACGTCTTGTGTATTTCCCCCAATATAGGAAACGATCTGAAATCTTTATGATCCAAAAACTCGGTAAGGACACAaagtcatatagacccataagtCTCCCATCaatgttataaaaattatttgaaaaaaaattactgaCAAAATAAAACCTTATATATTGATTAACAGCGTAATACCCGGTCAGCATATGAGAACCAACAGTACTGCTCAGCGTTGTTCATAGACATCTTTCATACGACAAGGTGTGGCATGAAGGACTAATCTACAAAGTATTTACGTAGATAATTAGCAGCCCATACCCATAAGTTATTAGCGAGTTATCTTTCAAATAGGTCATTTGGGGTGACACTGACTCATGCTTCAAAAATATAAGTGCCGGCGTTCTACAAGGAAGCATATTGGGATCTCTGCTATACATTTTATATACAACAGACATGCCTAATACCGACACAACGGTCACGTCGAGTTTTGCAGATGATACTGCTTTAATTAGCATTCACCGTCACCCGATAAATGCGTCTTAGGAGTTACAAATACACAACCGAGAGCTAGAATAAAGGctccaaaaattgagaattGTAGAGAACGCTAGTAAGTGCACCCATGTAACTTTTAACAGAGAATCATGCCCACCAATAGTAATATTCAACTCTACGATACCCCAAAGAGATAAAGTATCTGGGAATGCACTTAGACAGACGCCTAACTTGGACTGATCATACAAATGCCAAGTGAACCCAAATAAAGCTTAAAACAAGTCAACAGCGTTGGCCCATTGGTGGCTATTCAAACCTTCAACTTGAGTACAATGTTTTGCTATATAAAAGTATTAGAAAAGCAATGTGGACTTATGGCATACAGCTCTGGGGTACAGCATGTGccacaaatatcaacaaaatacaAAGAAGACCATTGTCGTTCCACGAAGTATCGTCAGAGCCCCATGGTGTGTCAAGATCGCTAAAATTCATAAAGATTTAAACGTTAAACCGGTCAAGGAGGAAATCAACAGTTACACTCTATGCTACATAAATAAATTTAGGTCTCTCCCCAAAGGCTTGAGATCTTCTGAACTTTGAAGGACATGTGCGCCTCAAAAGGACTAACACACTGAATcttgtataaaataaaattttttacagaaaatgtcgaaaaaaaaaataatatcatgAATAATTGGAAATCCAAAATTATTCTAAGTAAATTTACACATAAAGAGGTTATTTACATTGGTAAACTCTTTAGAATTGAATGAGATTAtgatttgtaaatatattgttattttcaaaacgaagatttgaactgtcgtccATTACTTATAacttgaatactattgggaagattattccagagacgtatagcattaacaaagaactgttgttcagatacacgatatggatgacgtatttgtattacttgtttacctcttgtagagttggcaaaacgcaatacagaagccagatctgacggttcattggtataaataatCTTGTGGATCAATTGCaacgagcgtatcttaaggaaggCATTAaatgagacaccatatacttgtctggcaaagtcacatacccggtctcttctacgcaaaccaaaaatgtatctaacgacatcgttaaaggctaCGTgtaatttattcctatgagttacatcacaaccgtaaaaaacctcgcaagagtataatagttgcGGCAGAATAAATATCATAGCCATAAGCATTCTATTGAACAAAGTGGTGTACTgacgactcatatataagtttcgtaaaacgccataggtcctgcccactgtcgtgctgacatgattcttccatgaaagtctatcatcaaactccaacccaaggtttcttgcagatgaaacaatctcaaatggggctccagcaattgccacatcaagattgagcggcattgtcacccgattcctaccaatcacaaggcactttgacgttgttggatttaaaagtagtccgttggcgtttgcccgAGACCCAGATGCGACAACACCCAGAAGAAACAGAGATACATCCATTTGCTTTTTCAAACAGATCGTCGTCCCTCGATTTAGGTTGTCTCAGTAacttcaaaacaaaaaccagCCAAGGAGTTTTTTGGTTgtcatttatttgttttgtgcATACCggtgtatcccaattttgaccgttgccttgtttgttttttgttttcgtttccaATGTGCTTTGTGGATATCGGCGAAtcacaatttttcgaagtgccTTTTTGTTTGTTGTGCAGAAAAATGAGCTCAAAGAGTAAAAAATTTGTGGATACCAATTGAtaaaaaaagcgaaaattatTTCCTTAAAAACAAAGTTGGAAATTCTTCATCGAAATGAACGTGGTCAAAAAGCTTTTAATATTGCCAATGAGCCAACTTCATTACAAAGAGGTAGAAAACCGAGCTGCAGTTATGCATAATGGAATAAAACGCAGATTCCAACTctgaatatttatatatttttccctcaatgaatttattttcgtttttatatCGTTTGAAGATCAACTCGAGGAATAAAATGTCTTAACGTATGAGTTATTTGAATTTCGATTTACGTCGCGATTTTTCGGAACCAATCATgacgtaaatcgagagatcacttTAGCACCCAtattatttttgtccgattttgattaatATCACAAACCTTGGTACGAAcgtttttctaatgactctgcATATCACTGGTTAATGTTTAagtaatcgattcagattttgatacagctcccatatacatgtatgtatctcccgattttcactttaagggcCTAGCGAGCCCTGTTATCAACTTTCTTACGAAATTTGGTAGAATTTGTACCCTTCAAATTgaagtaaattttaatttcgaagatATAGCCTGCAAACCCAATGTGGTGTTAAGTAGCAAAAGGTCGACTTTACCCGAATTTAGCACATCTTTGCTTGTTtacaattgggatgaaattatCGTTTCTCTTACGTGTTTCCTTAGTACTCCCGATGATTTCATGAGGACTTCTGTCAACTAGTGTTGCAATCTGAAAATATATCTCAAAGTGCGGGATTTATTCATTTCTGTTGCGTATTGCTCCCCAAGAGCTCAGCTGTCAATTGTCACTTAATGTGCCATTTCGAGGTTTCATTACCAATTCACACTCTTTTGCCGGGTAATGCGTCGAATATGCCGCACAAAAATGATGAATGAATAATATCTGCCCATACCATCCCCGCCCGATTCATGTCAGTGCGTTTGTAGCAAAATCAATGCCAAGATCTGGCTGATTGCGCAGCTCGATGGATTCTCCAACCAGCCATCCATTgatgtttataaatttttaaaccatCCAACACACCGCCCTGGCCTTGGTGCGATGGTTAGAAGCGGTAGAGCATCGCTTAACGAGCTATCCTTTTTTGCGCTTGCTTTGACATTTTCCAAAGTGCATTACCATTTTCCTCCTCACCACCACTCGCAGTCCTCTGATGTGCCTCGAAATACAAAGCGAATTTATTCATTTACGCTGTTTCGCTGATTTGCTCCTGTTCCATCGTTCAAATGAGACGAACAACGATAGAGCCATTGTCGCCGACATTTTATCATCCACTTTTTATGCGTTGGAacacaataaatttaaaattgcgCCGTAACGACTCTTCGTCGTTCTGCTCTGCTGTCCCATGTAATTTACGGCCATTTTGCTTTTGTTGTGCCTGCATTCTGTGAATATCAAAGCGTGATTTCTGTCAGAATTCAAATTCATTATTTTGGCAAAACAATGACCCACATTAATTATTTATTCGCATTGAAATTGGAGTTTCCGCTTGCTTCGGCAGCCTCTCCAACCGCCTTCGGAGGCTGGTGAggtaaataaagcatttaccCATCAAATGTTCATTTGGCCACCCACGAGGATGGAGGAATGAGTTCGTAGTGCAGTCGTTCATTTTGTATGAATCATTTGTTCAAGTAACAGCAGCTTAACAATCAAATCAATTggggaaaaattcaattttctttatttttttgctaCAACAAAGAAAGCAAAACTTTGAGGCAgtcagaaattaaaaattttttccaaattgtgTTTAATGTTACATTCATGACAAGAGAAATGTTGCAGACGCTCAATGCTGCAGAATTTTAGGTAAATTAGCCAATGTTGGCCtgagattttgtaaaaatggcCTTTCGCACAGTAATGGACACGGAGGCCAgagcgtagcgcagaggttagcatgtccgactatgatgctgaacgcctgagttcgaatcctggcgaaaacatcagaaataaTGTTTAGCAGTGacattccctcctaatgctggcgacatttgtgacgcACGTCGTCACGCCGATCAGcgtcgggtataaaaaggaggtccttaccACTGTGCTTAAGCTtgcatcggacagcactcattgatatttgagaagtttgcccttttccttaatggaatgtccatgtacaaattttcattttgtagaGGTCTGGCTTATAAGGCGGGCAGGCCAAAACTACCCATCCACTATTCTCCAAATAGTTTTTGACCGGTCTTGCAATATATGGCCGAGGGTCGTCGTGATGGATGGTTACGGCTGCGTGTCTGAAGGAATATTGTGGTCGTTTTTCGTTGAGCAACAAACGAATCATATACTAACCTTGTATACCTAATAGATTGGCACTTTTCTGGAAGTTTATTCCAGGTTCTTTCACTTTGAGGCATGGTTTATACTGATGCTTAACCAAGCCCGAGCAATTGATGTAACCCaaattcaaacttttttttataaaaagcatTCAGAGACTGGCACTGTGTGAtttataattataccctacagggtattataacttagtgaatttgttggtAACACCCAGagaaagaaagatagacccattgataagtataccgtagtctgtctgtccatgttaatttgtgcacaaactacaggtcgcaattttcatccgattgtcttcaaatttagtatagacatgtttttcggcttagagacaaagcctatcgaaattgaaaaaaaaaatcagtccaggtttggatatagctcctatatatatgttcgtccgattttcagtaataatgaaataaaatggtaatttttcccaaattcttctcgaaatttggcgggaagaattttcttatgactttcgacattactggtgaatttcatggaaatcggttcagatttagatatagctcccacatatatgttcgtccgatttgcagatataatgcaataaaatggtcatttatttgCCGAcaaccatcaaaattggttcagtattggatatacctcccacattgtacttatagggtaggtttaGGGTCGGCACcggccgacttttgcccttccttactggttttttaataATCCTTGGACTTGTTTGTCAATCAAAGTAacctttgaagaaaaattttttcttgtcaATGTGTCAAAAATAATCTGATTTGTTCTCAGCAACAATATATCAGATTCTCTAACGGAAACAATCGCGAAAAAAGGCCCAATTACAAAAATATGAACTGTGAATGGTGCCCTCCAAAATGCAACGTTAAATTTCCACCGTGCTTCTACAAATATCCCGGCACAAGGTCAAAAACCAATCCTGGCAGTGTACTGGAACTTCATTGCTTGGCAAATGGCATCAAACCAGACTTTGTGGATGGAATTAAATTGGATTACCATCACAGGCTAGGGCGAAATAAGGCAATCACTGCAAATTGGACTCTCAGTCACAATGAGCCCTCTGGTTTTCGTTTTGGTGGCATTTACACGGCACATCTACATGGAGACATTATGGCAAGTACATCCCGTTGACCTTGAAGTGCGCCATAAAAACATTGTTTGTTATTTCAGCAAACTCCTACCATTCATGCGGACATTAATCCCACAAACTTCTCTACGAACATTGGTATTATTTATTATCCCTTTCGATGTTTGCGCATTCAAGCGAACTTGCAGAGGGCAGCCGAGAAGGCCCAGCTAGATACGCAGACTTGCATTGAATGGTGCACGAATGCCTCAACTCTGACGACCACCTTGTATAATGCGCGAACCGAGAGCGGGCGTGGCACTTTATCCTATTTGCGTGCCTTAAACGAGCAGGTGGCTTTGGGTGGTGAACTTCTGGTGGAATGGAATGAGCCGCATTCAGTGATGACCGACATTGCGTTTGTAGCCCGCTATCGTCAGCCTCTCTATTCTTTGGCGGCAACGGTTTCTCGCCAAGGCATAGATGTCAGCTATTGGCAGCGTTTACATCGCAAGATTAAAATGG
This Stomoxys calcitrans chromosome 2, idStoCalc2.1, whole genome shotgun sequence DNA region includes the following protein-coding sequences:
- the LOC106088160 gene encoding mitochondrial import receptor subunit TOM40 homolog 2 isoform X1 — its product is MNCEWCPPKCNVKFPPCFYKYPGTRSKTNPGSVLELHCLANGIKPDFVDGIKLDYHHRLGRNKAITANWTLSHNEPSGFRFGGIYTAHLHGDIMQTPTIHADINPTNFSTNIGIIYYPFRCLRIQANLQRAAEKAQLDTQTCIEWCTNASTLTTTLYNARTESGRGTLSYLRALNEQVALGGELLVEWNEPHSVMTDIAFVARYRQPLYSLAATVSRQGIDVSYWQRLHRKIKMATLWAWQRKTGKSLATVCYQWNFEDAYVRGKLDSDLSVGVIYSSRILPHVPIGMDLSLLMNLSTNRFVFGLNFTLDPSGLRKGE
- the LOC106088160 gene encoding mitochondrial import receptor subunit TOM40 homolog 2 isoform X2, with the translated sequence MNCEWCPPKCNVKFPPCFYKYPGTRSKTNPGSVLELHCLANGIKPDFVDGIKLDYHHRLGRNKAITANWTLSHNEPSGFRFGGIYTAHLHGDIMQTPTIHADINPTNFSTNIGIIYYPFRCLRIQANLQRAAEKAQLDTQTCIEWCTNASTLTTTLYNARTESGRGTLSYLRALNEQVALGGELLVEWNEPHSVMTDIAFVARYRQPLYSLAATVSRQGIDVSYWQRLHRKIKMATLWAWQRKTGKSLATVCYQWNFEDAYVRGKLDSDLSVGVIYSRILPHVPIGMDLSLLMNLSTNRFVFGLNFTLDPSGLRKGE